CCACCCGGATCAAGCAAATTTTGGCGGTCTGGAACCCGGAAAACGGTAGAACTGGTACCCGGGAAAGTCAATGAGTACGCGGGCTTGCGCCAAGGCCGCTCAGTCACCAAGTTCGATCCAGAGTGTCTCATGACGCCCCATCAGATGCACCAGCCCCGGGGGGTCTCCCTTGCGCTTGCGCACGTAGCGGCGCTCGCAGTAGCTGATGTCCCCGCGACCGGACTTGGCCATGGCGCTGTATCGCAGGGCCAGCTCCGCCGCCCGCCGAACGGTCGCCGGGTCGAGCTTCTCGCCCTTGTTCACGCAGGCGATCACGTGGGAGCCTGGCGCGCCGCTCACGTGGAAGAAATAGTCGTGGGGCCGGGCAACCTTCGTAGTCAGCACGTCATTTTCCTTGCTGTTCCTGCCCACCAGGATGAGTTGGCCCGTCTCGCTGGTAAAGCGTCGCGGCTTGATCTTGAGCTTTTCGAAGAGCTTCTCCATCGCCGCGCTGCCGTGAGTCTCACCCACTTCACTCACCTGGCGCTCGCGCTGGGTCCCGGTGGAAATTTTCAGGCGCCCCGCCTCGGCCAGCAGTTCCGTCACGGGCAATTCCCCCGCCAGTTCCAGCAGGGTTTCGATCTCGGCGATGCGCCAGGCGGTCTCGTCGATGCGCTTCTGCGCCGCCGCCTGGGTTCGCTGCGCGCGGCGGGCACGCTCGAAGTAACGGTCGGCATTCACGCCCGCATTTTCCGAAGGTTTGAGCGCAATGGTGATGAGTTCATCGGGCCGGTCCCAGCGCGGCAGTTTCACCTCGGAGGCTTCGGGCGGGATCTGCCGCGCATTGGCCTTGAGAAGCTGCCCCATGGTGCGCTGCTCCTCGGGGTCACCGGCGCGCTCGATGTCGCGGCGCAGGTTCTTCTCCAGGCGCCTCAGCTTGCCGCGCTCGCGGCGCAGCGCCG
This portion of the Chrysiogenia bacterium genome encodes:
- a CDS encoding NFACT family protein produces the protein MSLSAPEIERVLDEIAPICRGSFLNRIRLHRGRDLLLDLRNGPERPTLLISMEPEASRLGFVTRPGGTGEDPGGFLQLLRARMEGLRLAEIAQPGGDRIVRIDCAGKSAGRRPPATLLAEIMGARSNLYVLDDEGRVEGALRRGGFRPGEMWAPPEGGGDAPPEARDFADVEGASYCERIENFYNREIPRRAEEKQRAQVSAALRRERGKLRRLEKNLRRDIERAGDPEEQRTMGQLLKANARQIPPEASEVKLPRWDRPDELITIALKPSENAGVNADRYFERARRAQRTQAAAQKRIDETAWRIAEIETLLELAGELPVTELLAEAGRLKISTGTQRERQVSEVGETHGSAAMEKLFEKLKIKPRRFTSETGQLILVGRNSKENDVLTTKVARPHDYFFHVSGAPGSHVIACVNKGEKLDPATVRRAAELALRYSAMAKSGRGDISYCERRYVRKRKGDPPGLVHLMGRHETLWIELGD